A DNA window from Desulfofalx alkaliphila DSM 12257 contains the following coding sequences:
- the ftsZ gene encoding cell division protein FtsZ, whose translation MLDFEMDFDQYANIKVIGVGGGGNNAVNRMIAAGLKGVEFISVNTDAQALQLAQSSSRIQIGAKLTKGLGAGANPEIGKKAAEESREEIQEALKGADMVFVTAGMGGGTGTGAAPVVAEVAKEIGALTVGVVTKPFTFEGRKRLNQAEFGINELKSKVDTLITIPNDRLLQVIDKHTSIVEAFRIADDVLRQGVQGISDLIAVPGLINLDFADVKTIMKDTGSALMGIGSSSGDNRATEAARGAISSPLLETSIEGARGVLLNITGGPSLGLFEVNEAAEIIAQAADPEANIIFGAVIDEAMNEDVRVTVIATGFDHRPTNDKKDGLKNEMDIKPFTNHDELDIPAFLRRRS comes from the coding sequence ATGCTGGATTTTGAGATGGACTTTGATCAATATGCCAATATTAAAGTAATCGGTGTTGGTGGGGGTGGCAATAATGCCGTTAACCGCATGATTGCCGCCGGTTTAAAAGGTGTTGAATTTATTTCCGTAAATACGGATGCCCAGGCCTTGCAATTAGCCCAAAGCAGCAGCAGAATACAAATTGGTGCCAAACTAACCAAGGGTCTGGGTGCAGGGGCCAACCCTGAAATTGGGAAAAAAGCCGCTGAGGAAAGTCGGGAAGAGATTCAAGAGGCCCTAAAAGGTGCCGATATGGTCTTTGTCACTGCCGGTATGGGCGGCGGTACAGGCACCGGTGCAGCTCCGGTGGTGGCGGAGGTGGCCAAAGAAATAGGTGCGCTTACAGTCGGTGTTGTCACCAAGCCCTTTACCTTTGAAGGTCGTAAGCGGCTTAACCAAGCGGAATTTGGTATTAATGAACTAAAAAGCAAGGTGGACACACTGATTACCATCCCCAATGACCGATTACTTCAGGTAATTGATAAACATACTTCAATTGTTGAGGCATTTCGCATTGCCGACGATGTGCTCCGTCAAGGTGTGCAAGGCATATCAGACCTGATAGCAGTGCCCGGCTTAATTAATCTTGACTTTGCCGACGTCAAAACCATTATGAAAGATACCGGCTCTGCCTTGATGGGTATTGGATCCTCCAGTGGGGATAATAGGGCCACAGAGGCAGCCAGGGGCGCCATTTCCAGCCCCTTGTTAGAGACCTCAATTGAAGGTGCCCGGGGTGTTCTGTTAAATATTACAGGAGGGCCGTCCCTGGGGCTGTTTGAGGTAAATGAGGCTGCAGAAATAATTGCCCAGGCAGCTGATCCCGAAGCAAATATTATTTTTGGGGCAGTGATAGACGAAGCCATGAATGAGGATGTGCGGGTAACGGTAATAGCCACCGGTTTTGACCACCGCCCCACCAATGATAAGAAAGACGGCTTGAAGAACGAGATGGATATTAAGCCTTTTACCAACCATGATGAGTTGGATATACCTGCCTTTTTACGCCGCAGAAGTTAA
- the pheA gene encoding prephenate dehydratase — MLASSIDPMAGGGISRNYNNKATLGYLGPAGTFSHCAAEKWKKGTDTVLVPYSSLASLVAAVEKKEITTGVVPVENSAEGSVGIVLDLLAYHGKVKIIGELLLAVSHQLLTKPGVQLDQLTRVLSHPQAIGQCRQWLAAHLPRAEIVEVSSSALAATLVSEAGDPWAAIGSSMAGKLNNLQPMAENINDYANNTTRFLIISAKAKAPPCSQCKTSLVFTLPHQPGALYHLLGEFAQRNINLTRIESRPTKNELGSYRFFVDFIWHYQEGLMNNLLGSIKLRVNDLRVLGCYPSVN, encoded by the coding sequence ATGCTAGCATCATCAATTGATCCTATGGCGGGCGGGGGGATAAGCAGGAATTATAATAATAAAGCAACCCTTGGCTACTTAGGGCCGGCAGGCACCTTTTCCCATTGCGCTGCAGAAAAGTGGAAAAAGGGGACCGACACGGTATTGGTCCCCTACTCATCATTGGCAAGCCTAGTGGCAGCAGTGGAGAAAAAGGAAATTACCACCGGGGTGGTGCCGGTTGAAAATTCTGCCGAAGGTTCGGTGGGTATAGTTTTAGATTTATTGGCCTACCACGGCAAGGTAAAGATTATTGGTGAACTATTATTGGCAGTTTCTCATCAGTTGCTGACAAAGCCCGGTGTGCAATTGGATCAGCTGACCCGGGTACTTTCCCATCCCCAGGCCATCGGGCAGTGCCGCCAGTGGTTGGCTGCACATCTGCCCCGGGCTGAAATTGTGGAGGTATCCAGCTCTGCCCTGGCCGCCACCCTCGTTTCTGAAGCCGGGGATCCCTGGGCGGCCATCGGCAGCAGTATGGCAGGTAAGTTAAATAATTTGCAGCCCATGGCAGAGAACATTAATGACTATGCCAATAACACCACTCGGTTTTTAATAATATCTGCCAAAGCTAAAGCACCGCCATGCAGCCAATGTAAAACATCACTGGTGTTTACCCTGCCACACCAACCGGGGGCACTGTATCATCTGCTGGGGGAGTTTGCCCAAAGAAACATAAATTTAACCCGCATAGAATCACGCCCCACTAAAAATGAATTGGGTAGCTATCGCTTTTTCGTCGATTTTATCTGGCACTACCAAGAGGGTTTAATGAATAATTTGCTGGGTTCAATAAAGCTGCGGGTTAATGATTTGCGGGTGCTGGGCTGTTATCCCAGTGTTAATTAG
- the nrdD gene encoding anaerobic ribonucleoside-triphosphate reductase encodes MFKTIRKRDGREVPFDESKITDAIFKAALAVGGEDRTTAMELTLDVLKMLKQKYNGHIFGVEEVQDVVEKVLIERGHARTAKAYILHRDKRTRMREAKSDLMDAVEEILEETSKENANVSNSPSAKMLQIASAASKKYYLTRLIPEEMSNAHIKGDIHIHDLDFYGKTLTCIQIPLGRLLQEGFNTGHGYIRPPKRPTSATALAAIILQSAQNDMHGGQSFAFFDRDMAQFVADADDFETYQAMEALIYNLNSMHSRAGAQVPFSSINVGTDTSEAGRRTTRNLLLAYEAGLGRGENPIFPNIIFRLQDGVNLNPGDPNYDLFKLAIRVAAKRLNPSFSFMDSSFNKEFGDQVSYMGCRSRVMANRRGPAVTDGRGNLSFTTINLPRIAIKAERNMKKFFHMLDDIIDLTKRQLYHRYQVQSKLKVKDMPFLMGQKLYLGSENLGMNDTIEEAIKHGTLAIGFIGLAETLTSLIGVHHGQSEDAQALGDEIVSFIRKKVDEACEEYDLNFTLLATPAEGLSGRFVKLDRKEYGIIPGVSNKDYYTNSFHVPVDYSISAFEKIALEGPYHKYCNAGHISYVELPSPPVHNLEAMESIIRFMRENDMGYSAVNFPVDFCTNCSLLGVIDEQTCPRCGSAFIRRVRRITGYLSTTDRFNDSKVAELNDRTIHSL; translated from the coding sequence ATGTTTAAGACCATTAGAAAGAGAGATGGGCGCGAAGTTCCCTTTGATGAATCTAAAATCACCGATGCCATCTTTAAGGCCGCCCTGGCTGTGGGGGGAGAGGACCGTACCACTGCCATGGAACTTACCTTAGATGTGCTTAAAATGTTAAAGCAAAAGTATAACGGACATATCTTTGGCGTAGAAGAAGTGCAAGACGTGGTGGAAAAGGTGCTGATTGAAAGGGGACATGCTCGCACTGCCAAAGCATATATCTTGCACCGGGATAAAAGAACCCGTATGCGTGAAGCTAAGAGCGACCTGATGGATGCGGTGGAGGAAATTTTGGAGGAAACCAGCAAGGAAAATGCTAACGTAAGCAATTCTCCTTCGGCTAAAATGCTCCAAATTGCCAGTGCAGCCAGTAAAAAGTATTACCTAACCCGCCTAATTCCTGAAGAAATGTCTAACGCCCACATTAAGGGTGATATACATATTCATGACCTTGATTTTTACGGTAAGACACTGACCTGTATTCAAATTCCGCTGGGCAGATTGCTACAAGAAGGGTTTAACACCGGGCACGGCTATATTCGCCCACCCAAGCGGCCCACTTCGGCCACTGCCCTGGCGGCCATTATATTGCAAAGTGCGCAAAATGACATGCACGGTGGACAATCCTTTGCCTTTTTTGATCGGGATATGGCTCAGTTTGTGGCCGATGCCGATGACTTTGAAACCTATCAGGCAATGGAGGCGTTGATATATAACTTAAACTCGATGCACAGCCGGGCCGGGGCCCAGGTGCCCTTTAGCTCCATTAATGTTGGCACCGATACCTCTGAGGCAGGACGCCGCACCACCCGCAACCTGTTGCTGGCCTATGAAGCAGGTTTGGGCAGGGGAGAAAACCCCATCTTTCCCAACATTATTTTCCGCTTGCAGGATGGGGTAAACTTAAACCCCGGCGACCCAAACTATGATTTGTTTAAATTGGCCATTAGGGTGGCTGCAAAGAGGCTAAACCCCAGCTTTAGCTTTATGGACAGCTCCTTTAATAAGGAATTTGGGGATCAGGTCAGCTACATGGGCTGCCGCAGCAGGGTAATGGCCAATCGCAGGGGGCCTGCCGTTACCGACGGCCGGGGCAACCTTTCTTTTACCACCATCAATTTACCGCGGATAGCCATAAAGGCTGAGCGAAACATGAAAAAGTTTTTCCACATGTTGGATGACATTATTGACTTGACCAAGCGCCAGCTGTATCACCGCTATCAGGTGCAGAGCAAGCTCAAAGTAAAAGACATGCCCTTTTTAATGGGCCAGAAACTTTACTTGGGGTCTGAAAACTTAGGCATGAATGATACCATTGAAGAAGCAATTAAACATGGTACACTGGCCATTGGCTTTATCGGTTTGGCGGAAACCCTAACTTCACTGATAGGGGTGCACCACGGCCAAAGTGAAGACGCCCAGGCCTTGGGGGATGAAATAGTTTCTTTTATCCGCAAAAAAGTAGACGAGGCATGTGAGGAGTATGATTTAAACTTTACTTTGTTGGCAACTCCGGCAGAGGGCCTGTCCGGTCGCTTTGTTAAACTTGACCGCAAAGAGTACGGCATTATACCCGGTGTTAGCAATAAAGATTACTACACCAACTCTTTCCACGTGCCGGTAGATTATTCTATCAGTGCCTTTGAAAAAATTGCCCTTGAGGGGCCATACCACAAGTACTGTAATGCCGGCCATATCAGCTATGTGGAATTGCCCAGCCCGCCGGTGCACAACTTAGAGGCAATGGAATCCATTATTCGGTTTATGCGGGAAAATGATATGGGCTATTCGGCCGTTAACTTCCCGGTGGACTTTTGCACCAACTGCAGCCTGTTGGGAGTAATAGATGAACAAACCTGTCCCCGCTGTGGTTCAGCCTTTATACGCCGGGTGAGACGAATCACCGGTTACTTAAGCACCACCGACCGGTTCAATGACAGCAAGGTTGCTGAGTTAAACGACAGAACTATTCACTCCCTATAG
- the sigG gene encoding RNA polymerase sporulation sigma factor SigG, with amino-acid sequence MLVNKVEICGVNTSKLPVLSSSQMRTLFEAMQNGDTEARNKLTNGNLRLVLSVIQRFTNRGECVDDLFQVGCIGLMKAIDNFDLSQNVKFSTYAVPMIIGEIRRYLRDNNPIRVSRSLRDIAYKALQVRDSLVNKHSREPSINEIASALNIPREDIVFALDAIQEPISLFEPIYHDGGDPIFVMDQISDEKSLDLSWLEGIAIRDALSRLSDREKHILTLRFFEGKTQMEVAEEIGISQAQVSRLEKAALNHMRKHV; translated from the coding sequence ATGCTGGTCAACAAAGTTGAAATCTGCGGTGTAAACACTTCTAAACTTCCTGTACTATCAAGCAGTCAGATGCGTACTTTGTTTGAGGCCATGCAAAACGGCGACACCGAGGCTCGAAACAAGCTCACCAACGGCAACTTGAGGTTGGTGCTCAGTGTTATACAAAGGTTTACCAACCGTGGGGAATGTGTGGATGACCTGTTTCAAGTGGGCTGTATCGGTTTGATGAAGGCTATTGATAATTTTGATTTAAGTCAAAATGTTAAGTTCTCCACCTATGCTGTTCCCATGATAATAGGTGAAATCAGGCGTTATTTAAGAGATAACAACCCAATTAGGGTAAGCAGATCCTTAAGGGATATAGCTTACAAGGCCCTTCAAGTAAGAGACTCATTGGTAAACAAGCACTCAAGGGAACCGTCCATCAACGAGATAGCCAGTGCCCTGAACATCCCCAGGGAGGATATAGTATTTGCCCTGGATGCCATTCAAGAACCTATTTCGCTCTTTGAACCCATTTACCACGACGGGGGAGACCCTATCTTTGTGATGGACCAAATAAGTGATGAAAAAAGTCTTGACCTCAGCTGGCTGGAGGGTATTGCCATAAGAGATGCACTCAGTAGGCTCAGTGACCGGGAAAAACACATACTGACATTGCGGTTTTTTGAGGGTAAAACCCAGATGGAAGTGGCTGAAGAAATAGGTATTTCCCAGGCCCAGGTGTCCCGCTTGGAAAAGGCTGCCTTAAATCATATGCGAAAACATGTCTAA
- a CDS encoding stage II sporulation protein M: MLKDFKLRPYLVFALKAEILFVLILLGMAYYTVNVIKDSALLMEFMDQLFAGLAQKVGHTTLAGMTVKIFVNNFLITIAPLAIFLISLLPVRGLKVLAVFFSAAVGVFLYFINALVAGIALGAMSITTGVSYGSLIAVTMVHGSLELFAMAAGTMFSVYYLYKISKRPPNNNESRIHIYLPAARQLIFKLILILALILAAAAIIETYISMALAERLLA, encoded by the coding sequence ATGTTAAAAGATTTTAAATTACGCCCTTATTTAGTTTTCGCCCTAAAGGCGGAAATACTTTTTGTGCTCATTTTACTTGGCATGGCCTATTATACAGTTAACGTAATAAAAGACAGTGCCCTACTTATGGAATTTATGGACCAACTCTTTGCAGGGCTGGCCCAGAAGGTGGGTCATACCACCTTGGCGGGAATGACCGTAAAAATATTTGTGAACAATTTTCTCATAACCATTGCCCCTCTGGCTATTTTCTTAATTTCCCTGTTACCTGTGAGGGGATTAAAGGTGCTGGCAGTGTTTTTTTCCGCTGCGGTGGGTGTGTTTTTATACTTTATTAACGCCCTGGTAGCGGGAATTGCCCTTGGAGCCATGAGCATAACCACCGGGGTCAGCTACGGCAGCTTAATTGCAGTTACCATGGTGCATGGGTCCCTGGAACTGTTTGCCATGGCCGCAGGTACAATGTTTTCTGTCTATTATCTATATAAAATATCGAAAAGGCCGCCAAACAATAATGAAAGCAGAATACATATTTATTTACCTGCAGCCCGGCAACTTATTTTCAAACTAATTTTGATATTGGCCTTGATTCTTGCTGCGGCCGCTATTATTGAAACATATATATCCATGGCTTTAGCCGAAAGATTATTGGCCTAA
- the spoIIGA gene encoding sigma-E processing peptidase SpoIIGA — protein sequence MTQVVYLDTVVLGNLVMNYAILWATAKFAQFYPSRWRLLCGAAVGSIYALTVFIPPLQWMLIWCFKLLLSLLMVLAAFGFLPWRRLLITLAYFYLASFAIGGAVFAALFFLQSSGYYGKLKDITTALESNFWWAIAFALVLTAATGWWGAALYRKSLHQKSYKRMVTIDMLGRQVQISALIDSGNALYDPLTGLPVTVVEYGAIKGLLPAAIQELYEQKGTVDYQQWQRVLSGSPWAGRFKLIPYRSLGKSQGMLWGFTPDKIQIDNGSQTISTSKVIVAVHRGVLTADNGYRALLHPQLIKAA from the coding sequence ATGACCCAGGTGGTTTATCTGGACACGGTGGTTTTGGGAAACCTGGTGATGAATTATGCAATCCTGTGGGCCACAGCCAAGTTTGCCCAGTTTTACCCCAGTCGCTGGCGACTGCTATGTGGCGCAGCGGTGGGGTCAATTTATGCTTTAACGGTTTTTATTCCACCCCTGCAGTGGATGCTAATTTGGTGTTTTAAGCTTTTGCTGTCTCTCTTAATGGTGCTGGCTGCCTTCGGTTTTTTGCCCTGGCGGCGTTTGCTAATAACCTTGGCCTATTTTTACCTGGCCTCCTTTGCCATTGGCGGAGCGGTATTTGCTGCCCTTTTCTTTCTTCAATCCAGTGGTTACTACGGAAAACTAAAGGATATTACCACAGCTTTAGAAAGCAATTTTTGGTGGGCGATAGCATTTGCCCTGGTATTAACCGCTGCCACCGGTTGGTGGGGGGCAGCCTTGTACCGCAAAAGCCTGCACCAAAAGAGCTACAAGAGAATGGTAACCATTGATATGTTAGGCCGGCAGGTACAAATAAGTGCCCTTATTGACAGCGGTAATGCTTTGTATGATCCCCTCACCGGGCTGCCTGTCACTGTGGTGGAGTATGGGGCCATAAAAGGGTTGTTGCCCGCCGCCATACAAGAGCTTTACGAGCAAAAGGGGACTGTTGATTATCAGCAATGGCAAAGGGTGCTATCAGGTAGCCCATGGGCAGGGCGATTTAAATTGATACCATACCGGTCACTGGGTAAATCCCAAGGTATGTTATGGGGCTTTACTCCCGATAAGATTCAAATAGATAACGGTAGTCAAACAATAAGCACATCTAAAGTAATAGTGGCGGTACATAGGGGAGTGCTTACTGCGGATAATGGATACCGGGCTTTGCTGCACCCGCAATTAATAAAAGCAGCCTAA
- a CDS encoding YlmC/YmxH family sporulation protein yields the protein MVKISDLRAREIINVVDGRRLGVIKDIDIDLEQGKISALILPGSGRVLSFWGREEEFVVPWEKIVKIGMDVILVEVNPISERRPELLR from the coding sequence ATGGTTAAAATATCCGACCTGCGGGCCAGGGAAATAATAAATGTGGTTGACGGCAGGAGATTAGGGGTAATAAAAGATATAGACATAGATTTAGAACAGGGTAAAATCAGCGCCCTAATTCTACCCGGTTCCGGAAGAGTCTTGAGCTTTTGGGGAAGAGAGGAGGAGTTTGTTGTTCCCTGGGAAAAAATAGTCAAAATAGGCATGGATGTAATATTAGTGGAGGTAAACCCAATATCTGAAAGACGTCCGGAGCTGCTTAGGTAA
- the ftsA gene encoding cell division protein FtsA, producing the protein MGSGVLAALDIGTYNISAAIFSIKDGEAEIIACGESPALGMKRGSVCDIDACARSIATAVKEAEKTAGFLMPAAFVGFSGCSISSTNVVSGIDILDPAQGVTDVDLQLLMESCRAGSATDEMILVQQLPIDYGIDGCWGLSQPRGAKGKRLEAEVHLVYGQAEAINNLLASLHRGNIRPKALYYNPLVLADQVLQHADKQLGALLVDLGGATTDLCWYHRGLPRMTLSLPIGGEHITGDLAIGLHVPISVAAKIKIDNNENKGMDTKTNQFINEIIDSRVTELADMIENSINTYGHGARPTKLVLIGGGAKLKGLPGMLEGNLNLPVHLIDEQEGVHTSLNAVALIKYGQKNHMGVHDKKSNLLARVKGGFKSVIHKFTF; encoded by the coding sequence GTGGGCAGTGGAGTATTAGCAGCCCTGGATATTGGAACCTACAATATATCTGCCGCAATTTTTAGCATTAAGGATGGAGAAGCGGAAATAATTGCCTGTGGTGAATCGCCTGCCCTTGGTATGAAGAGGGGTAGCGTTTGCGATATTGATGCTTGCGCCAGGTCTATTGCCACTGCGGTGAAAGAAGCTGAAAAAACTGCCGGCTTTTTGATGCCGGCTGCCTTTGTGGGCTTTTCCGGATGCAGCATATCAAGCACCAATGTGGTTTCGGGCATTGATATACTGGACCCAGCGCAGGGAGTAACTGATGTGGATTTACAGCTGCTGATGGAAAGTTGCCGGGCCGGCTCGGCAACCGATGAAATGATTTTGGTACAGCAGCTACCTATTGATTATGGTATAGATGGTTGTTGGGGCTTGTCTCAACCCAGGGGTGCCAAAGGAAAGCGCCTGGAAGCTGAGGTGCATCTTGTTTACGGACAGGCTGAAGCAATAAATAATTTATTGGCTTCCCTACATAGGGGCAATATAAGACCCAAGGCTTTGTATTATAATCCACTGGTGTTGGCGGACCAGGTGTTACAGCATGCAGATAAACAGCTGGGAGCCCTATTGGTGGATCTTGGAGGTGCTACCACTGACCTTTGTTGGTATCATCGCGGTTTGCCACGGATGACCCTTTCCCTACCCATAGGCGGTGAGCATATCACCGGTGACTTAGCCATTGGCTTGCATGTGCCGATATCTGTGGCAGCTAAAATAAAGATTGATAATAATGAGAACAAAGGTATGGATACAAAAACCAATCAGTTTATTAACGAAATAATAGATTCCCGCGTGACAGAGTTGGCTGACATGATAGAAAATTCCATTAATACCTATGGGCACGGTGCCCGGCCAACTAAGCTGGTTTTAATTGGGGGCGGTGCAAAACTAAAAGGACTGCCAGGCATGTTAGAGGGTAATTTAAACCTGCCGGTTCATTTAATTGATGAACAGGAAGGTGTGCATACAAGCTTAAATGCCGTTGCATTAATTAAATATGGACAAAAAAACCACATGGGTGTTCATGATAAAAAAAGTAATTTGTTAGCCCGTGTAAAAGGTGGATTCAAAAGCGTGATTCATAAATTTACATTTTAA
- a CDS encoding small basic family protein, with product MWLGILIAGLGLFLGLFIGLNIPIVLPEGYAPYLGLAVLAALDSIFGGIRAGMEDNFDNGVFLSGFFSNILLAAGLAYIGERLGVPLSLAAVVAFGVRLFQNLAIIRRHLLKK from the coding sequence ATGTGGCTGGGAATTTTAATAGCGGGCCTAGGATTGTTTTTAGGCCTCTTTATCGGACTTAATATACCTATTGTACTTCCTGAGGGATATGCACCCTATCTGGGTTTGGCAGTGCTGGCAGCGCTAGACTCAATCTTTGGCGGTATTAGAGCGGGAATGGAAGATAATTTTGATAATGGTGTTTTTTTATCAGGATTTTTTAGTAATATTTTGCTGGCCGCAGGGCTGGCTTACATAGGTGAGCGTTTGGGTGTACCCCTTTCCCTTGCTGCAGTGGTGGCCTTTGGAGTTAGATTATTCCAAAATTTAGCCATTATTAGGCGTCATTTGCTAAAAAAATAG
- the splB gene encoding spore photoproduct lyase, giving the protein MDRSFVPKRVFFEPDALEYPLGEELKKRFSQMGVEIKYTSSHNRVIGIPGSTPQEAYMEGKRTLVVGIRRSMDFQTCKPSAHYQLPLVTSCPGKCQYCYLATNLGKKPYIRVYVNIEEILERAAKYIEKHSPEVTVFEGAATSDPIPVEIYTGALKKTIEFFGRQRLGKFRFVTKYTAVDSLLDAAHNNHTRFRFSINSAEVIKKFEQGTPRMLQRIKAAEKVARAGYPLGFIIGPIFVHSSWQESYTEMLTSLAKNLPDHLQHEITFELITHRFTKRAKDVIGRVFPNTDLDMDEETRTYKYGQFGYGKYIYPKETMQEVKDFFTASINEKFPFSRIEYFV; this is encoded by the coding sequence ATGGATAGGTCCTTTGTCCCAAAAAGGGTGTTTTTTGAGCCGGATGCACTGGAGTATCCGCTGGGTGAGGAACTAAAAAAACGTTTTAGCCAGATGGGGGTGGAAATAAAATATACATCTTCCCATAACAGGGTAATCGGAATTCCCGGCAGCACCCCCCAAGAGGCATACATGGAGGGCAAGCGCACCCTAGTGGTGGGAATACGGCGCAGTATGGATTTTCAAACTTGTAAACCTTCTGCCCATTATCAATTGCCACTGGTTACCAGCTGCCCGGGAAAGTGCCAGTATTGTTACCTGGCAACCAACCTGGGTAAAAAACCTTATATCAGAGTTTATGTCAACATTGAAGAAATACTGGAGCGGGCCGCAAAATACATTGAAAAGCACAGTCCCGAAGTAACTGTTTTTGAAGGGGCTGCAACTTCAGACCCCATTCCCGTTGAAATATATACCGGTGCTTTGAAAAAAACCATTGAGTTTTTTGGCAGGCAAAGGCTGGGAAAATTTCGTTTTGTCACTAAATATACCGCCGTGGATTCCTTGCTGGACGCAGCACATAACAATCATACCCGGTTTCGCTTCAGCATTAACAGCGCTGAGGTGATAAAAAAATTTGAACAGGGCACCCCCCGGATGCTGCAGAGGATAAAAGCTGCAGAAAAGGTGGCTAGGGCCGGTTATCCCTTAGGCTTTATCATTGGACCTATTTTTGTTCACAGCAGCTGGCAAGAAAGCTATACAGAAATGTTAACCTCCCTGGCCAAAAACCTGCCCGATCACTTGCAGCATGAAATTACCTTTGAATTAATTACCCACCGATTTACCAAGCGAGCCAAAGATGTCATTGGCCGGGTGTTTCCGAACACCGACTTAGACATGGACGAAGAAACAAGAACCTATAAGTACGGTCAGTTTGGTTACGGAAAATACATTTACCCCAAGGAAACCATGCAAGAGGTGAAGGATTTCTTTACAGCCTCCATAAATGAAAAATTTCCTTTTTCAAGAATAGAGTATTTTGTATAA
- the nrdR gene encoding transcriptional regulator NrdR: protein MRCPFCGYLESRVLDSRSADDGHAIRRRRECGQCNKRFTTYERVDELPLVVVKKDGRRQVFDRSKLLSGLIKACEKRPIPVDTLEKLVKQIEKDLRNTMENEVSSIAIGEKVMDWLRQKDEVAYVRFASVYREFQDVYSFMQELERFLKKDKK from the coding sequence ATGCGGTGCCCTTTCTGCGGTTACTTAGAAAGTCGGGTATTGGACTCCCGCTCCGCCGATGATGGACATGCCATTCGTCGCCGCCGGGAGTGCGGCCAATGCAACAAGCGGTTTACCACCTACGAGCGGGTTGATGAACTGCCGCTGGTGGTGGTAAAAAAGGATGGGCGCAGGCAGGTGTTTGACCGAAGCAAGCTGTTAAGCGGCTTAATTAAGGCCTGCGAAAAGCGACCTATCCCCGTTGATACCTTGGAAAAACTTGTGAAGCAAATTGAAAAAGACTTACGTAACACCATGGAAAATGAAGTTAGCAGCATAGCAATCGGTGAAAAGGTGATGGATTGGCTGCGGCAAAAGGATGAAGTGGCTTATGTACGGTTTGCCTCGGTTTACCGGGAGTTTCAAGATGTTTATAGCTTTATGCAGGAACTGGAAAGGTTCCTGAAAAAAGACAAAAAATAA
- the sigE gene encoding RNA polymerase sporulation sigma factor SigE: protein MMMKLTIVRLLHWLGYQPEIHYVGSSEALPPPLTSDEESDLIHQLEMGDNSVKSVLIERNLRLVVYIARKFENTGVGIEDLVSIGTIGLIKAVNTFDPVKKIKLATYASRCIENEILMHLRRNNKTKTEVSFDEPLNIDWDGNELLLSDVLGTENDVIYKYIEEEVDKKLLHLALQKLNGRERRIMELRFGLNNCEEKTQKEVADLLGISQSYISRLEKRIIRRLKKEIHRME from the coding sequence ATGATGATGAAATTAACAATAGTAAGACTGCTGCATTGGCTGGGCTACCAGCCTGAAATCCATTATGTGGGCAGCAGTGAAGCACTGCCGCCCCCTCTCACCTCCGATGAGGAAAGTGACTTAATTCATCAATTGGAAATGGGAGATAACTCCGTCAAGAGTGTTTTAATCGAGCGAAACTTGCGCCTGGTGGTCTACATAGCCCGTAAGTTTGAAAATACCGGCGTAGGCATTGAGGATTTGGTTTCCATTGGCACCATCGGATTGATAAAGGCGGTAAACACATTTGATCCGGTTAAAAAAATCAAACTGGCCACCTATGCATCCAGGTGTATAGAGAACGAAATTTTAATGCACCTGCGCAGAAACAATAAAACAAAGACGGAAGTGTCCTTTGATGAGCCCTTAAATATTGATTGGGACGGCAATGAATTGTTGCTATCTGATGTGCTGGGAACGGAAAATGATGTAATTTATAAATACATAGAAGAAGAGGTGGATAAAAAACTGCTTCATTTGGCACTGCAAAAACTAAATGGCCGTGAAAGAAGAATAATGGAATTGCGGTTTGGGTTAAATAATTGTGAAGAAAAAACCCAGAAGGAAGTGGCTGATTTGCTGGGCATTTCTCAATCTTATATCTCAAGATTAGAAAAAAGAATAATTCGCCGTTTGAAAAAAGAAATACACCGGATGGAATAG